The genomic region CGCTAGTTATGTAGAGTGGGGGTCGTCAGCGGGTATGTCGGTCAATAGGTCAACTTTATACATGGAAATTGGGAAAGGAGAATTAAATGCTGAACATTAACACTTTATAACAGGATAACAGCAAAGGGGACATGTCCTTGCGGTGTTCCGGTCATCCAGTCCCATCTCTCGTGCCGTCGCCTCCTCTGGGGGTGAAAGGAATTATTTGTTCTGGGTCCCAGGTTTGTGGGGTAGATGGAGCGGCCGGAGTCAGGGTCTGCGGCGGTAGTCCCACTGCCTGGAGGAAGGAGTGGGACCCCTCCGGTGAGGTGAGTTTCACCACTGCGCCATTCTTGGTGACTGTTAGTTTCCTAGGGAAGGACCACCTGTATTCAATTCCCGCCTCTCTAAGCCGAGATGTCACCGCGCTCAAGGATTTTCTCCATTGTAGCGTGCTTCGGGTTAAGTCGTGGAAGAAGGTAAGTTGTGCTGCCTCGAACTTGAGCGGGGTTTTCCCTTTCAGTGCGTTCATAAGTCGTTGTTTGTCCAACAGGGAGTGACACCTGATGATTACATCTCGTGGAGCAGAGGATGGAGCCTGTTTGGATTTGGCTATGCGGAAGCAGCCATCAAGTTCTGTCTTTTTGGCCTGAGTGTGCGGCAAGATTGTGGTAATCAGCCGTCGGATGTATTGTGGCAATTCGGCCGCGTCAGTGGAGTCCgggatgcccctgattttaatgtTAGCACAACGGCTGCGGTCCTCAGTGAGGTCGGCTCTCATGAGGAGTGCAGACTGAGTGGTCTGTACGTTTTGCAGGGATTGCCTGAGTCCTGTCACCTCCTGTCGTAAGTCTGCAATATCCTCTTCTGATGCCCGTGTGCGTGCTGTTACCGCCTGGACTTCTGTCCTGATGAGATCCAGGTCGGCATTTGATGATTGTCTCAGTTCTCGCAGGAGGTTTAATATGTCCTGCTTGGTGGCCGGTGCAAGTGCATTTCTCTCCGCTTCCTGCTCTACTAGGGACACGGTAATAGCATGAGTCGGTGCCCGGTTGTGTTCTGTGCGTGTGTCTGCGAGATCCGCGCCTGTAGCTTCGCGGGCCACCATCTTGGAGGTCGAGGAGCGCTGCAGCTAATTGTGCAAATTCAACCAATTTTAGTGTCTGTGACCCATATTGTATAGTTCACATTAATGACTGatctttgtaaaaatgtgttgaATTTACACTTTTCATTATGTTATTTAAAGATTATCACTTAAAATAATAGATACAACATTTAAAATGTTACACATAACAACAAAATATAGGCACTAATTATCCACTTTTAATGTACAGAGGAAGTTGTGGAGCTCTAAGAGGAAAATGTGGAATGTTCAGAGGAAGGATGGGTGGTAAACAAACATATGTGCatccttgacaggaaggggttagGCAAATTTTGAGTAAAGGGTGCCCAAGTTTAGTCACGCCTAggtcagcacaaaaccaaaataaaccAATGCTCTGTTTACCCATAGCATGCTTCTCAACTATCCCAGTTCCATTGGAATAGTCCCAATTTTTGAATCCTGTATTTCCATTCCAACTTTGTTCCCCGGTGTCCCACTGTTTGGGGACACCAGAAGTCCCCAACAAGCATAGACATATGCTTGCTATATTGAGGATAGAAGGACTCTGCAAGGAGCACTGAAACAGTGCACCCTGCATGATCGGTCTTTGGTGGCCTGACCaacttgacactctcagccaatcactgccaccCATAGCTGTTCAGGCAAATGCTTCCTTATTAGCCCAAACAGCAGGGACTTTAGTTTGGcattaaacaattaaaaacaatttAATACTGAACAGAAGGATTGCGCCAGGcgattccagacactataaccacttttatGAGACAGGCAGTTTCTGGAGATGATCTAAATAACATGAAAATTCTCAGTGTTAACACTAAAACAGGCTTGATATCCTTTTACACTTACCTGCTGAGAATCACTTTTTGATACAGGAGCACAATCCATTCATATAACCACGGCAGACCATTATCAAACCACTCCTGAAAACGGAAAATTGGAGATATACTGCATGCGGCTGTGAGATAGCTAGACGATCCACACTCTCCTAGATAGGAGAGGAGTAGTCCCGATCCCAGGCCCTCACTCACGGCAAAGAGCATGGAAGATGGATGCCTGTAACGCACATAACTGACAGCCTCCTTTAAGTCTGCAGTTTCCCCAAATGGCTGAAATTTTACAGTAGTTAGTGGGCAATTGTTTTGTCCCCTCCTGTTAAAAATGATTGGGTAATATCCTTTTTCTAAAGCCAGTAaacaaagttgctggatatttcTGGTCAGCCTCCCAAAGGTATTGGGAATAACCAGTAGTAAAGGTGGGTTACTTATTGCATTTGTGCCTCTCCTAGGTTTCGAAGCGGGCCTAGGTCCCACCACCCAATCCAAGGCTACTATTCCACCATCTGTCATCTGGAGAAAGTCCCTTGCCAACTCCAATGTCCTGTCAGCTGGTAGAACATGCTGAATGATTGTCTGGAGATGTGGCCATGTCATCAGCCAATAATAAGAAGATTCAATTTGTGACAAATGTTTTATATCCCTCAGTAGCCAGTTGGCAAGAGTTGATGGTTTACAAATCAGTTGGTAACCTCCGGGGTTGGATTTCAAAGAGCTTTCAAAAACATCTCCACAACCATCACCCTCTTCATCTCCATTGTTGCTATCCGCGTGTCTTTTAATCCATCCACATGTTTTAAGAATAAACACCAGTAAAATGATTGTACCTGACCATATTTCCCTGCAAACTTCGGTCAGTGAAAACATATTCACTTCATAGGAagactcagattttttttttctttgtttttaatccTTTGCTTTTGAACCTTTCATCAGTAATAAGCCTATCTTCTCTCTAAGTTACTTagcaaatgatttatttatttaaggttTAAGTTACCTCCTGATtcactttgttttttgttatttaagtTTGAGTTGTTCCCgaggcacacactgtttaaacagTGATtcatgtattatttttaaatgcgGCTTGCCATTACAACTTCTGTGCCAATGCACTGCTGGGCTTTGACCCATTGTAAGAGGTAATGCTTCAAAGTATTGCAATTCTAAAAGGTATACTGAAGAAAATTCCAACACGGTTCTGTGaattcattatttgttttttaaagtttagGCAATGTATTGCTGAGACAGCATGTATGAGATAAATGATTGTTCACTTCAGCCTTTCCTGTTGATAATTATCAGGCTGTCCTTGGGGAAGAATGAATGGAACCCCCAGCcctaaagtttaaccccttaaggaccaaacttctggaataaaagggaatcatgacatgtcacacatgtcatgtgtccttaaggggttaagtgcttaTTAGTATATTTTAATCCTTTTTTGGTGCTGCAATCAGGACAATATATGTACAAGTCAGTGTAGTTGGAGAATAGAAAACACACATCGGTTTAACTACCAAGAGGATTTTACCTTCAGAGAAGCCATACTGATGGTTAAATCCCCTGTCAGATGCTAAATGTTATTTCAAGAAAGGAATAAGGCAATACGATATCACTTGAAATTGCTAACTGCCTTGAGTCCTTACTTATGTCCTGTACACTTTTCGAAAGCTTATCTTATATCCCCTAAACATGTGgatggcaacctttggcactccagatcttgtggactacatctcccataatgctcttgcagccataatgctggcaaagcatcaggggacatgtagtccacaagattgggagtgccaaaggttgccaaccTCTGCTTAAACTCCTAGGTATAACTGGATTTTGATAAGTCACTATCCCTCTGAATTTAGTGATACCATTTTCATAGATCACTTTGTCCCTCTGTGGCTAGTCATACAAGTTTTACATCATAACCAAATAAGTATGAAAGATCAGCCACTGGATATAAAATTAATGACAACCGTCACAACAGATGCACATTGTTGGGCCATGGTATCTGGAGATTAATGTAAGTTGTAGGTACCTACATTGATTTCTAAGAAACACTTCCCAAGATGACCTCAATAAGAAAAGCATACACAAGCCAGCCCACTGAGGACAGACAATACAGAGGGTACAGTTTCATTATTTTATGGTTCTATTACCATTAACCTCATGCTAGTTTGTCTAAAGAAGCGTTAGTGCTGCTGTTTTTACAGTTTTTCAGTAACTTGTCCTGAGAGGCTTTGAAACCCTTCTCGATTCCTTTCCATGGGTCGCAtcccgtctggtacatgaaaacGATCACCGTCTGGTCGAACCTGGGGTAAACGTAATTTTATCTGCAGCATGGGTCATGGGCATTCTTCCCTAAGATGTGCATGTACCACCCGGTCTAATGGCTTGCGCATCCAGAAGAGGACGAACTTGGCCAGGTGGGTCAGCAGGTTTCATTCTGAGGACCATGGATGGTGGATGATCCGCGGATCAAAGAGAGGACAACATTAAGCATCTAAGAACAGCCCTTCGCCTTCCATTGTGAGCATCCTCCGCGAAAGATTCCTTAACATATTTTGATTCCAATTATGGAACGTCTTGCCAACCACCTTCGTCATCCGAATCAGTGGTATCCGCTTGCCATGCGTCGATGATGCAAGATTCTGAGGGTAGACTTCATCCTCCTCCGAAGGAAACCACCGGTGGGGGTAGTTCTTGCCTTGCCTGCCCCATAGCTTGAGTGGATATGTTACGCGGAACTTGtgaaagcattttggagaacGCCTTCTCCATGGAAGCCGCCCTTGCAGCGTTTATCATTGCCTGAAAATCATGGGTTTGTTGCGGGGAGTTCATCATGGTATATGTAGTTGTTCTATAGGATAGAGAACATAGGTGTTAGATCCCCTGCCTAGTCAAGGCCTGGTGGGTAGACCCCTTGCTCATTGCAACTTGGGGTTTGCCTGGTATATAGGTGTATACAAACACCGCCGCTAAGTATGCTGTGATGTGAGCGTTCAGACACCTTGCCGGTCATATTGAGCAGCTTATTATAAAAGAGGAAGATACCCTTGTAAATTATGGGGAGGCTTTAAGAGACTCCAATAGCAAAAGGGGGAACCCCTAAGTCCTCAGTGGGGAGGTACCGTATACACGTGGGTAATCATAATCTTTGTATGTCTCACATATTTAATTCCAGGAATGATGTTTGGTAGGTACCACAGTCTGGGTTTTACCCCTAGTGCTCATGTAGGGCCAGGCCCATAGAGCAAATCTGTAGGGCATGTGGGTTTACCACTTATCAGTAACAGGGGGTTCACCCCTGTATGCAGCTGTGGCAAGCAGTCTGCACCCCAGGCATATCCAGCACATATACAGAAATTGACTGTAAGGTTAATAGTCTGGCATGTATTTATAAGCAACAATTAACCAGCATTAGTTGTATAGAGTGAAAATGAATCCTTTGTAATACATCCTGTGCCAGCGTGTAGTAATTGCCCATAcagaatgtaattatatatagctAGACATCATTGTGCAACAGAAAAACTTGTATATTGGCTGCAAGTTCACCTTTTGTGATAGGTCTTGTGTTCCTGAGTGtgttgggagtgacaggtggtgtCTCCACTTGCGGTTAGTTGCAGGCCGGATTACCGAGTGccttttagaaaaacaaaatgaCCACCACAAATCTTGTGATCCCGcgatatccaagatggctgcgGCGCGGGGACCTGGCGGGAAGAACTCCCGCGGTTCCGAGAGTGAGTCCCACGTTTGAGAAGTCCTGACAGCCCCAGAAGTTAGTATGTTAGTCTAAGAGGCCACCTATGCCTGAAAATGCCACGGGCCGATGCCGGCCGTGAACGGATAGTATACAGTACACAGATTGGAGAGGAAGAGGCAAGGGAGCCACACAAACAGATATAGGCTCACAGGGAAGGCACAAACTCAATATAAAGCTGTTAGATTATTAAGTACAGGAGTAAAACCAAATAGAGTAGGTTAAGCAACCCTATAGTGACAGCATGAAGTAACTAAGTAAAGAAAgtcaatgcaaaatatgaagcctcctgtcagatggtaaaattctaaattaaatcaaacttcattttaaatttaaggccgaaGTAGCTAAATTAGAAGCACAAAATGTTCctagttctgctattttgaccttaaattggaattcacttcaaattcttactttaatgaataagtgtgtgtgtgtatatgaattgtGTACTTGCACGTATGTCTGTCTATGCATGTGTGTGGGTTATTGTGTaggaaactgtgtgtgtgtgtgtgaatgtaatcgGGTATTAATATGAACGTGAGTGGGTGTTTGCAGGTGGCTGtatatcaagcatgtcaaactcaaagtctgagtcgggccacataaacaaggtttaagtttatgtgggccgcaaaaaaataccataaattttcatagaaacttaggtttattttaaaaataaacatccctttctactaaaccacagcacccccctctactaaatcccagcccccctctactaaaccacagcatcctgtgccaaatctgatcctcctgctgacacacacacatattcactgacagacacacacatacatactcactgacagacacacacacactcactgacagacacatacacatactcactgacagacacacacacatacttgctgacagacacatacagactcactgacagacagacacatactcactgacagagacacacatactcaaagacagacacacacatactcactgacagacacacacatacagacacactgacagacacacacagactgacagacagacaaacagacacacgcttacacattcttgcacacacgtactttttttttattgctccttaccttatggagccgatgtggggcctcaccctggggtccttcctgctcctcacagctccctcgcgcggtttagtgatgccgggtgctggaatatgatgtcatattccggcgcccggcttcacttcagACGGCGcgggagggagcagtgaggagcaggaaggctgcATCCACCGTCCcatcctccccggccgggtaagtgttagcagagtaggcaccttcaATGtgaggaaagcaggtgcctactctgctataacaccagcatgtactcgcggctcgccgggacgcaaagatggtccttgtgggccgcatgcggcctgtggcccgcgagtttgacatgcttgctgtatatGAATGTAATtgcctgtaaatatgtgtgtatatgaatgtgagtaTGTGCATATAAGTATAAGCATTTTACGTGCAAGGATAGGCAAGACCACCTGCTCCAATAATCCGACCACATTGCTGGTGTCTGTATGGATATTAAACTGTAGTAATAGAGTGCTGTCTGATTACATCAGTGAACACAATTCTGTCTGTTATTGTGTTCTTTGCTGATTTGTTTACggtacaataggttagtcttgcAAAAGGCTAATCAGTAATAGGAGGTTCATAGGACAGGCTAAAACAAACAATTTGAAGgtcacatttaaaaaatgtgtcccTAACAACAAAGTTTATCTTCAAATGGTTGCTCTAAAAAGCAAGGCTGACCCTTTTCTAGATGTGAAACGCTCTCCCAAACAAAGTAGTCAATATGGGGGATTTAATTTGTACCTAACCCAAAATAACCGTGATATTTATCTGCACGCTAAATGGGGAAATATAATTTCCCAGAAAACagaatattatttacttatccctatatttaaaggaccactataggcacccagaccacttcagcttaatgaattggtctgggtgcctggcccagctagggttaacccttttttatataaacatagcagttt from Pelobates fuscus isolate aPelFus1 chromosome 1, aPelFus1.pri, whole genome shotgun sequence harbors:
- the ABHD15 gene encoding protein ABHD15; this translates as MFSLTEVCREIWSGTIILLVFILKTCGWIKRHADSNNGDEEGDGCGDVFESSLKSNPGGYQLICKPSTLANWLLRDIKHLSQIESSYYWLMTWPHLQTIIQHVLPADRTLELARDFLQMTDGGIVALDWVVGPRPASKPRRGTNAISNPPLLLVIPNTFGRLTRNIQQLCLLALEKGYYPIIFNRRGQNNCPLTTVKFQPFGETADLKEAVSYVRYRHPSSMLFAVSEGLGSGLLLSYLGECGSSSYLTAACSISPIFRFQEWFDNGLPWLYEWIVLLYQKVILSRYSTAIAEVLPAEKIFASSSLRELHKTLFCQSKTETTSWDYYWECNDPLSDVDEVAIPILCICSKDDPIRGRPESTLPIELFRTNPYFFLLLTKYGGHCGFLNGAPVAWSHEVTLEYFRSVTEFFRTEEKTRGLTRNRGTNMLNRRRRPTLQKRETSYTGLEEIFNWKRSYTR